One Littorina saxatilis isolate snail1 linkage group LG12, US_GU_Lsax_2.0, whole genome shotgun sequence genomic region harbors:
- the LOC138983092 gene encoding inhibin beta A chain-like — MTQYQRHNAVSHQVPVTFLLLVTSAAIIVTCLGESSTPFKLLRKPHLMPIDFRPHFTHRYQVEKLKAQILRGLNLTAVPEPPTKKPPMPVRSIHNHLPVPRNNSRNHFPVLPGDIVWSEPVNMTQKQKDQLLFRVSNQKKKSPVINRVNLILRLRSKEHPKRRRRNKDRLAKTNTQKKLPDMSGGGFQNDDGKKKERRRRKNGVDKEGKKKRKKRRKQRKVKVLVQAVNEKTGKFKRVVVQRFTVDKKFRWITLPIPASLVARAAHSSNQSLVLRVRCKRCSKQRVSIDSTLPRKKSRAVQNLGTTTYISLNPHRPYLVIRTADAPLTTHTPPASPPQRSARHVTSRGSCDSQSDRCCAERVRVSFKELGWDHWVVEPEGFTTVVCRGTCQDHRSSLNNNNHNQRLASSSRVEAASSLLNQQPWTRDRQLGENQHKDWSLGRRFSSSDAASSGVSVRPGETLESGETETLEGGETEMCVPLDQSPLEMVYYTDSNTLARTVIPRLLSQSCGCLLN; from the exons ATGACGCAATATCAACGTCACAACGCTGTGAGTCACCAAGTTCCTGTGACGTTTCTGTTGCTTGTGACGTCAGCTGCTATTATTGTGACGTGTCTGGGCGAGAGTTCGACACCTTTCAAGCTCTTGCGAAAACCTCACCTTATGCCCATAGACTTTCGACCGCAC TTCACACATAGGTATCAGGTAGAGAAACTCAAGGCACAGATCCTCCGCGGCCTCAACCTGACAGCGGTGCCAGAACCGCCCACCAAGAAGCCCCCCATGCCCGTCAGGAGCATCCACAACCACCTGCCGGTTCCCAGGAACAACAGCCGCAATCACTTCCCTGTGCTGCCAGGTGACATCGTCTGGTCGGAACCTGTCA ATATGACACAGAAACAaaaagaccagcttctgttccgaGTCAGCAACCAGAAGAAGAAGTCGCCCGTCATCAACCGCGTCAACCTCATCCTCAGACTGCGCTCCAAGGAACACCCCAAGCGCAGACGTCGAAACAAGGACAGGCTGGCCAAGACCAACACCCAGAAGAAACTTCCAGACATGAGCGGAGGCGGGTTCCAGAACGACGACGGCAAGAAGaaggagaggaggagaaggaagaacgGCGTGGACAAGGAGGGCAAGAAGAAgcggaagaagaggaggaagcaGCGGAAGGTGAAAGTCCTGGTGCAGGCGGTGAACGAGAAGACGGGCAAATTCAAGCGCGTGGTGGTGCAACGCTTCACGGTGGACAAGAAGTTCCGCTGGATCACGCTGCCCATCCCAGCCTCCCTCGTGGCGCGCGCGGCCCACTCCTCCAACCAGTCGCTCGTGCTGCGCGTTCGGTGCAAGCGCTGCTCCAAGCAACGCGTGTCCATCGACAGCACGCTGCCCAGGAAGAAGAGTCGCGCCGTGCAAAACCTGGGCACCACCACCTACATCAGCCTCAACCCCCACCGACCCTACCTCGTCATCCGCACGGCTGATGCCCCCCTCACCACCCACACCCCGCCTGCCTCCCCTCCGCAGCGGTCTGCGCGTCACGTGACCTCGCGTGGATCGTGCGACAGCCAATCGGATCGCTGCTGCGCGGAGCGGGTGCGCGTGAGTTTCAAGGAACTGGGTTGGGACCACTGGGTGGTTGAGCCTGAAGGCTTCACCACGGTCGTTTGCCGCGGAACGTGTCAAGATCACCGGTCTtcgctcaacaacaacaaccacaaccaaagaTTAGCCTCGTCAAGCCGAGTAGAAGCAGCATCATCATTGCTGAACCAGCAGCCATGGACGAGGGACAGACAGCTGGGGGAAAACCAGCACAAAGACTGGTCCCTTGGCCGCCGGTTTTCCAGCAGTGATGCTGCCTCTAGCGGGGTCTCTGTACGTCCCGGGGAGACCTTGGAGagtggagagacagagacgttgGAGGgcggagagacagagatgtGTGTCCCCCTGGACCAGTCCCCGCTCGAGATGGTGTACTACACCGACAGTAACACACTGGCACGTACCGTCATCCCCCGTCTGCTCAGCCAGTCCTGTGGTTGCTTGCTCAACTGA